TTCGCCTTCTATTTCGAACGGTTCGACGTGCGGCCCGAAGGACACTAGGTGAGCGAGGAGCCGATCTACCGAAGCCGCCCGGGCGCTGACGCACTCGCCCCGGCGACGGCCGAGCACGCCGAGAAGGTCGCCCCGGGCATCTGGTGCTCGCCGGGACTGTCGAACGCCTATCTGCTGACCACTACTGATGGGCGCGTCGTCGTCAACACCGGCATGGGATTCGAAAGCGCGGTCCACCGCGCCAATTTCGACGCCGTCGACTCCTCCCCCATCCGGTACATCATCGTCACTCAGGGCCACTACGACCACGTCGGCGGCCTCGACACGATGCGCGATCCGCAGACCCAGGTGGTCGCCCAAGCCAACTGGCGCCACTGGCGCGACGACAACGAACGCCTGCTCGCCTACCGCGCCAACAACAGCGCGTTCGCATTCTCCGACAGACTCGCGCACGGCATCGCGGCCATCCAGCAGCGCTTCGGGAAACGGATTCCGCCCCAGGCCGCCCCCACCGCCGATATCGAGGTGGACGACTCCCTCGTGTTGACCGTGGGCGGCCGCACCCTCGAACTGCTGGCCACGCCCGGCGGTGAGACGACCGACTCAATGGTCGTCTGGCTGCCCGACGAGCGGGTGTGCCTGTGCGGCAACACCTTCGGTCCGGCGTTCGGCCACATCCCGAACTTCGTCACCATGCGCGGCGACCGGTATCGCGACGCGCTGACGACGATCGCCTCGATCGAACGGGTCCGCGATCTGCGGCCCGAGGTCCTCATCACCGGGCACTTCGATCCGATTCGCGGCGCCGA
The nucleotide sequence above comes from Mycolicibacterium moriokaense. Encoded proteins:
- a CDS encoding MBL fold metallo-hydrolase, with the protein product MSEEPIYRSRPGADALAPATAEHAEKVAPGIWCSPGLSNAYLLTTTDGRVVVNTGMGFESAVHRANFDAVDSSPIRYIIVTQGHYDHVGGLDTMRDPQTQVVAQANWRHWRDDNERLLAYRANNSAFAFSDRLAHGIAAIQQRFGKRIPPQAAPTADIEVDDSLVLTVGGRTLELLATPGGETTDSMVVWLPDERVCLCGNTFGPAFGHIPNFVTMRGDRYRDALTTIASIERVRDLRPEVLITGHFDPIRGADRIHAELTRLRDAIAYLHDRTVEGMNAGKDVFTLMREITLPAELEVGQGYGKASWDVRAIWENYSGWFHHRSTTELYAVGPDELNADFVELAGVDRIVERAEAHLAAERPVHAIHLAEVVVNADPDHAGARAVLKSAHQQLLAASTNFWESAWLTKKIGEYS